DNA from Planifilum fulgidum:
CTGAATTAAACCCTTTGACTTTGATCCATTCATATCGGGGGACAAACCCCTTTACCTCCCGGTCCACCGAAAGACAGCCTTCCCCTTGAGGCAAATAAATCATCCAAACGGAATGGCTGATGATTTCCGGATTTGCAAGGGCATATTCATGTTGCCTTCCTGCTTCATCCACAAAATAGGCCGTGAACATCCGTTTATTCAAGCCGATTTGATTGGCGGACAAACCGACGCCTGCCCGCAGTTGATACTTCTTGGACAACACGGGGTCTTGGCTGTTTTTCAAAAAGTTCATCATGCAGATTAATGTCTCCCGATCTTCGTCAGATAAGGGCACGTTCACTTCTTGGGTGCGCTGGCGCAGAATCGGATTGCCTTCCCTTGCGATGTCTTTCATGGTGATGGTATAACCCGCGTGAAATTTACTCATAGATAAACAACTCATCCACCTTCACGTTTAATACCATGGACAATTTCAGGCCCATTGCTGCGTGGGTCAT
Protein-coding regions in this window:
- the def gene encoding peptide deformylase, whose product is MSKFHAGYTITMKDIAREGNPILRQRTQEVNVPLSDEDRETLICMMNFLKNSQDPVLSKKYQLRAGVGLSANQIGLNKRMFTAYFVDEAGRQHEYALANPEIISHSVWMIYLPQGEGCLSVDREVKGFVPRYEWIKVKGFNSEGEQVTLKLKGYASIVIQHEIDHLNGILFYDRINKENPFLVPENCRSLF